A region from the Hippoglossus hippoglossus isolate fHipHip1 chromosome 16, fHipHip1.pri, whole genome shotgun sequence genome encodes:
- the rpz5 gene encoding rapunzel 5, with protein sequence MNSVADWLVQNRDKIEKGVEIMGQASEVLASTVGQLHPVLEAVFVASAELLSNPDGKEARYLTQQFEIVNQQLEGIQDEIDKIALELQKTSMNKQNFDREAQMLSQYEKFQDFVNAKPKFREKKMQKFLSHYENTESDLNLDSLYNSVTGENTSGDPLLETVVATEQRSRRAVEDFCARLKKLFVVGIIAVMGHAALKEGAVGEDMVKKWQGRMEDVENLMKAAVDDCTENFAEQAKMDMEQQLQENSGTVDANLTKSLLDSLVKKYDWVNWSIRAFSDKERVFFFNWLAGKKYHGSGGANWFDVLTKNKIKVVVSFCVNPKPINKRQIQEQLEVQKMKGNMMTVALTLHKSLPNCLVHAVSHYKEVVETNNFHEDCYYFGKDKRAYLCIHPE encoded by the coding sequence ATGAACAGTGTGGCAGATTGGCTCGTCCAGAACAGGGACAAGATTGAGAAAGGTGTGGAGATCATGGGGCAAGCCTCCGAGGTGCTCGCTTCCACAGTGGGCCAGCTTCATCCCGTGCTGGAGGCCGTGTTCGTGGCTTCGGCCGAGCTTCTCAGCAACCCGGATGGCAAAGAGGCTCGCTACCTGACCCAACAATTTGAAATCGTCAACCAGCAACTCGAGGGAATCCAAGATGAGATCGATAAAATTGCCCTGGAGCTGCAGAAGACGTCGATGAACAAGCAGAACTTTGATCGAGAGGCACAGATGCTCAGCCAGTACGAAAAGTTCCAGGACTTCGTCAACGCCAAGCCGAAGTTCCGGGAGAAGAAGATGCAGAAGTTCCTCAGCCATTACGAGAACACAGAGAGCGACTTGAACTTGGACTCGCTTTACAATTCCGTCACCGGGGAGAACACCTCAGGAGACCCTCTGCTGGAAACAGTAGTCGCCACAGAGCAGAGAAGCAGACGAGCAGTTGAGGATTTCTGTGCCCGCCTGAAGAAGCTTTTTGTAGTGGGCATTATTGCCGTCATGGGCCATGCTGCCCTCAAGGAAGGGGCAGTGGGCGAGGACATGGTGAAGAAGTGGCAGGGACGCATGGAGGACGTGGAGAACCTAATGAAAGCCGCAGTGGATGACTGTACAGAGAACTTTGCAGAGCAAGCCAAGATGGACATGGAGCAACAGCTTCAGGAGAATTCCGGCACTGTTGACGCCAACTTGACCAAATCCCTCCTGGATTCACTTGTTAAGAAATACGACTGGGTGAACTGGTCCATCAGGGCCTTCAGCGACAAGGAGCgcgttttctttttcaactggCTGGCAGGAAAGAAGTACCACGGCAGCGGAGGCGCCAACTGGTTTGACGTTTTGACCAAGAACAAGATCAAAGTGGTGGTCTCCTTCTGTGTCAACCCCAAGCCCATCAACAAGAGACAGatccaggagcagctggaggtgcAGAAGATGAAGGGGAACATGATGACGGTGGCTCTGACTTTGCACAAGAGCTTACCCAACTGCCTGGTCCACGCTGTCAGCCATTAcaaggaggtggtggagaccaacaACTTCCATGAGGATTGTTACTACTTTGGAAAAGACAAGAGAGCCTACCTGTGTATCCACCCTGAGTAG
- the LOC117776274 gene encoding uncharacterized protein LOC117776274 — MNSVGDWLVQNRDKIEKGVEIMGQASEVLAATVGQLHPLLEAVFVATAELLSNPDGKEARYLTQQFEIVNQQLQGIQNEVDKIVLVLQKTSMNKQNFDREVHILSQYEKFQDFVNAKPKFRELKMQMFLSQYENTESDLNLDSLYNSVTGENTSGDPLLETVVATEQRSRRAVEDFCARLKKLFVVGIIAVMGHASLKEGAVGEDMVKKWQGRMEDVENLMKAAVDDCTDNFAEQAKVDMEHQLQENSGTVDANLTKSLLDSLVKKYDWVNWSIRAFRDQEHVCFFNWLAGKNYHSTEGANWFDVLTKNKIKVVVSFCVNPKPISKKQIQEQLEEPKLKGNMKTVALTLHKSFPNCLVHAVSHYKEVVETNNFHEDCYYFGKDKSAYLCIHPE, encoded by the coding sequence ATGAACAGTGTGGGAGATTGGCTCGTCCAGAACAGGGACAAGATTGAGAAAGGTGTGGAGATCATGGGGCAAGCCTCCGAGGTGCTCGCTGCCACAGTGGGCCAGCTTCATCCCCTGCTGGAGGCCGTGTTCGTGGCTACGGCCGAGCTTCTCAGCAACCCGGATGGCAAAGAGGCTCGCTACCTGACCCAACAATTTGAAATCGTCAACCAGCAACTCCAGGGAATCCAAAATGAGGTCGATAAAATTGTCCTGGTGCTGCAGAAGACGTCGATGAACAAGCAGAACTTTGATCGAGAGGTACATATTCTCAGCCAGTACGAAAAGTTCCAGGACTTCGTCAACGCCAAGCCGAAGTTCCGGGAGTTGAAGATGCAGATGTTCCTCAGCCAATACGAGAACACAGAGAGCGACTTGAACTTGGACTCGCTTTACAATTCCGTCACCGGGGAGAACACCTCAGGAGACCCTCTGCTGGAAACAGTAGTCGCCACAGAGCAGAGAAGCAGACGAGCAGTTGAGGATTTCTGTGCCCGCCTGAAGAAGCTTTTTGTAGTGGGCATTATCGCCGTCATGGGCCATGCTTCCCTCAAGGAAGGGGCAGTGGGCGAGGACATGGTGAAGAAGTGGCAGGGACGCATGGAGGACGTGGAGAACCTAATGAAAGCCGCAGTGGATGACTGTACAGATAACTTTGCAGAGCAAGCCAAGGTGGACATGGAGCACCAGCTTCAGGAGAATTCCGGCACTGTTGACGCCAACTTGACCAAATCCCTCCTGGATTCACTTGTTAAGAAATACGACTGGGTGAACTGGTCCATCAGGGCCTTCAGAGACCAGGAGCATGTTTGCTTTTTCAACTGGCTGGCAGGAAAGAACTACCACAGCACTGAAGGCGCCAACTGGTTTGACGTTTTGACCAAGAACAAGATCAAAGTGGTGGTCTCCTTCTGTGTCAACCCCAAGCCCATCAGCAAGAAACAGatccaggagcagctggaggagccgAAGCTGAAGGGGAACATGAAGACGGTGGCTCTGACTTTGCACAAGAGCTTCCCCAACTGCCTGGTCCACGCTGTCAGCCATTAcaaggaggtggtggagaccaacaACTTCCATGAGGATTGTTACTACTTTGGAAAAGACAAGAGTGCCTACCTGTGTATCCACCCTGAGTAG
- the rpz4 gene encoding rapunzel 4 has protein sequence MANQLQKLVAERKDMVETVMEVFEQGAEVVASIAGDLFPIFSIAAPIVKLALDNVESKEAAFMKEQFQKVRERLDVVSEEIKRINDEIKKSGVDTAYFSLEENITNQFRKYMDILNAKPKFREVKKKTFLEHFAKTGGDKNLNTLYNVVTGDNFSGESVLEITLNYEEKSRRPVEDFCARLKKLFCIGLIALLGHAALKGYDEEDALLKDWGEKMNTIQGKMNAVIEDCIVSFPKQAELDSRRLVRDESHLTSQQLADAIIEKLKKKYDWVGWSVRVFKSPSGFFAKNKKDFHCPTGKSRFQVHSSDETLNVWVSYSSSSEPVDGSRIQQLIESQKKVTAKGVAEFLFENLPGDCVVHTVITSKDLACSWSFSDDLHYWEEHKKLFVCVHSA, from the coding sequence ATGGCAAACCAGCTACAGAAGCTAGTAGCAGAGAGAAAGGACATGGTGGAGACTGTGATGGAGGTGTTTGAGCAAGGAGCTGAAGTGGTGGCCAGTATCGCGGGTGACCTCTTCCCCATTTTCTCCATCGCCGCTCCGATTGTCAAACTGGCTCTGGACAATGTGGAGAGCAAAGAGGCCGCGTTCATGAAGGAGCAGTTTCAGAAAGTTCGGGAGCGTCTGGATGTGGTGTCTGAGGAGATTAAGCGGATCAACGATGAGATCAAGAAGAGCGGAGTGGATACTGCGTATTTCTCACTGGAGGAGAACATCACCAACCAGTTCAGGAAGTACATGGACATCCTTAACGCCAAACCCAAGTTCAGAGAAGTCAAGAAGAAGACTTTCCTGGAGCATTTTGCCAAAACGGGGGGCGACAAAAACCTAAACACCCTCTACAACGTTGTGACTGGAGATAACTTCTCCGGGGAATCTGTGCTGGAGATCACCCTGAACTACGAGGAGAAAAGTCGCCGGCCGGTGGAAGACTTCTGCGCCAGACTAAAGAAGCTTTTCTGCATCGGACTAATCGCTCTGTTGGGCCACGCCGCTCTGAAGGGATACGACGAGGAGGATGCACTTCTGAAAGACTGGGGTGAGAAGATGAACACTATCCAAGGTAAAATGAACGCTGTGATCGAAGACTGCATCGTCAGCTTCCCCAAACAGGCCGAGCTGGATTCCCGTCGACTCGTGAGAGACGAGTCGCACTTAACCAGTCAGCAGTTAGCTGATGCTATCATAgagaaactgaagaagaagtACGACTGGGTCGGCTGGTCCGTGCGTGTATTCAAGTCGCCTTCAGGCTTTTTTGCCAAGAACAAGAAGGATTTCCACTGCCCAACGGGGAAGAGTCGCTTCCAGGTCCATTCATCGGATGAGACACTCAATGTCTGGGTGTCCTACAGCTCCTCGTCTGAGCCTGTGGACGGGAGTCGCATCCAGCAGCTGATCGAGAGTCAGAAGAAGGTCACGGCGAAGGGTGTAGCTGAGTTCCTGTTTGAGAATTTACCCGGAGACTGCGTGGTCCACACGGTGATAACCAGCAAGGACCTGGCCTGCTCCTGGAGCTTCAGCGATGATCTCCACTACTGGGAGGAGCACAAGAAGTTGTTCGTCTGTGTTCACTCCGCTTAA